In Rubrivirga marina, the following are encoded in one genomic region:
- a CDS encoding PP2C family protein-serine/threonine phosphatase, producing the protein MDPSPRPSTVPPVAAQTLRLAAGARTDVGAVRSENQDAFGVLPALAIASGDVPGRVVPQPAVFAVADGMGGHEAGAEASNVAVDAMMGAFGPDFRTQSDRLALMRAAITVANEAVWARANAGSYRRQMGTTCTLLLIADGQAYLGHVGDSRAYRVRGERIVQMTTDHTIGEAARHDPALAEIARTRAHHLTRAIGIREDVEVDAIQAGAIQPGDRFVLCSDGLAPVGPDELVRTVLAYTPQDAADWLVTRASTLGSRDNATAVVVQVAP; encoded by the coding sequence GTGGACCCCAGCCCTCGCCCCTCGACCGTCCCGCCCGTCGCCGCCCAGACGCTCCGCCTCGCCGCGGGGGCACGGACCGATGTGGGCGCCGTCCGGAGCGAGAACCAGGACGCCTTCGGCGTGCTCCCCGCCCTCGCCATCGCCTCGGGCGACGTGCCCGGCCGCGTCGTGCCCCAGCCGGCCGTGTTCGCCGTGGCCGACGGGATGGGCGGCCACGAGGCCGGCGCCGAGGCGAGCAACGTGGCCGTCGACGCCATGATGGGGGCCTTCGGGCCCGATTTCCGGACCCAGTCCGACCGGCTCGCGCTCATGCGTGCGGCCATCACGGTGGCCAACGAGGCCGTCTGGGCCCGCGCCAACGCCGGCTCGTACCGCCGCCAGATGGGGACGACGTGCACGCTCCTCCTCATCGCCGACGGCCAGGCCTACCTCGGCCACGTCGGCGACAGTCGGGCCTACCGCGTCCGCGGCGAGCGGATCGTCCAGATGACGACGGACCATACGATCGGCGAGGCGGCCCGCCACGACCCGGCCCTCGCCGAGATCGCGCGGACGCGGGCCCACCACCTCACGCGCGCCATCGGCATCCGCGAGGACGTCGAGGTCGACGCGATCCAGGCCGGGGCCATCCAGCCCGGCGATCGGTTCGTCCTCTGCTCCGACGGCCTCGCGCCGGTCGGGCCCGACGAGCTCGTCCGGACGGTCCTCGCCTACACGCCCCAGGACGCGGCCGACTGGCTCGTGACGCGGGCCAGCACGCTCGGCAGCCGCGACAACGCGACGGCCGTCGTCGTCCAAGTCGCGCCATGA
- a CDS encoding serine/threonine-protein kinase yields MSDVSPPADPLIGARVGEYHIQGVLGRGGMGVVYQAEDTALGIPVALKSITAGMTTDAAFVRRFRTEARAMARVASPHIVRVMALRETEHGLFIVMEYVDGGSLHDRMANGPMPWETLWPLLRQMLLGLEAAHTVGVVHRDIKPRNVLLTTDDTVKLTDFGLARLSDTDATRTQAVAGTLAYMSPEQVRSLPTLDHRSDLFSLGLTAYEALVGRLPFDRDGGDFTMMRAIVEDAFPPPTSFSERVTGGVAAALMKSLEKDPAARYQSAAEMREALAAAGDDPTPTLTRVPRLPVVAPPPTPSDDGDPEAPPSSPARQGLPVPIGLLALVALALLGLGAGGWWLTRPGALALVPAEGVRYFLDGEPVEGTLELDAGTHQVRCLANDISATAEVEVTRNATRRVACLPHDQAVDVSASWNGSAEPAAVMVDGAEGMALPARLSLSTGRHTLRIVSQRIDSVVTVDVPPTFDPEPPPPQALAIRAGSAPAEPLAGGTEVGPVTQQQGGGDVPPVQPTRPPPQMGPQTPGPTGPAAPQVGFVDASLAPGVTLSIDGSGISSNGSRELRPGTYTARCQAGPLSESTRITVSPGQRTPVACYAPARVVRVSVTSTDAERPWMSVVVDGQAQGQTPTQVTLPVGRHTVIVRRRGYEVVGEDMVTVDVPPRFSSDPLPPVPLTFQVRAAQSGY; encoded by the coding sequence ATGAGTGACGTCTCTCCCCCAGCCGACCCGCTGATCGGCGCCCGCGTCGGCGAGTACCACATCCAGGGCGTGCTCGGGCGCGGCGGGATGGGCGTGGTGTACCAGGCCGAGGACACCGCGCTCGGCATCCCCGTCGCGCTCAAGTCCATCACGGCCGGGATGACGACTGACGCCGCGTTCGTCCGTCGCTTCCGGACGGAGGCCCGCGCGATGGCCCGCGTCGCCAGCCCCCACATCGTCCGCGTGATGGCGCTCCGCGAGACGGAGCACGGGCTGTTCATCGTGATGGAGTACGTCGACGGCGGGAGCCTCCACGACCGGATGGCGAATGGGCCGATGCCGTGGGAGACGCTGTGGCCGCTCCTCCGGCAGATGCTCCTCGGGCTCGAAGCGGCCCACACCGTGGGCGTCGTCCACCGCGACATCAAGCCGCGGAACGTCCTCCTCACGACCGACGACACGGTCAAGCTGACCGACTTCGGCCTCGCGCGCCTCAGCGACACCGACGCCACGCGGACGCAGGCCGTGGCCGGCACGCTGGCCTACATGTCGCCCGAGCAGGTCCGCTCGCTCCCGACGCTCGACCACCGGAGCGACCTGTTCTCGCTCGGGCTGACGGCCTACGAGGCGCTCGTCGGGCGGCTCCCGTTCGACCGCGACGGCGGCGACTTCACCATGATGCGGGCCATCGTGGAAGACGCGTTCCCGCCGCCGACGAGCTTCAGCGAGCGCGTCACGGGCGGTGTGGCGGCGGCCCTCATGAAGTCGCTCGAGAAGGACCCCGCGGCGCGGTACCAGTCGGCCGCCGAGATGCGCGAGGCGCTCGCCGCCGCCGGCGACGACCCGACGCCGACGCTCACGCGCGTGCCGCGCCTGCCGGTGGTAGCGCCCCCGCCCACGCCTTCGGACGACGGCGACCCCGAGGCGCCCCCGTCGAGTCCGGCGCGGCAGGGACTCCCCGTGCCCATCGGTCTGCTGGCGCTCGTCGCGCTCGCCCTGCTGGGGCTCGGAGCCGGGGGCTGGTGGCTGACGCGGCCCGGTGCGCTCGCGCTCGTCCCGGCCGAGGGCGTCCGCTACTTCCTCGACGGCGAGCCGGTCGAGGGCACGCTCGAGCTGGACGCCGGGACGCACCAGGTCCGCTGCCTCGCCAACGACATCTCGGCCACGGCCGAGGTCGAGGTGACGCGGAACGCCACGCGACGCGTAGCCTGCCTCCCGCACGACCAGGCCGTCGACGTGTCGGCCTCGTGGAACGGGTCGGCCGAGCCGGCGGCCGTCATGGTCGACGGGGCGGAGGGGATGGCCCTGCCGGCGCGGCTGTCGCTCTCGACGGGCCGCCACACGCTCCGGATCGTGTCGCAGCGGATCGACAGCGTGGTCACGGTCGACGTCCCGCCGACGTTCGACCCCGAGCCGCCGCCGCCGCAGGCGCTCGCCATCCGCGCGGGGAGCGCGCCGGCCGAGCCGCTCGCCGGCGGCACCGAGGTGGGGCCAGTCACGCAGCAGCAGGGTGGGGGAGACGTGCCGCCGGTCCAGCCGACCCGCCCGCCGCCGCAGATGGGGCCGCAGACGCCGGGGCCGACCGGTCCGGCCGCGCCGCAGGTCGGGTTCGTCGACGCGTCGCTGGCGCCCGGCGTGACGCTCTCCATCGACGGTTCCGGTATCTCTAGTAACGGGAGCCGGGAGCTTCGGCCCGGCACCTACACCGCCCGCTGCCAAGCGGGCCCGCTCTCTGAATCGACCCGGATCACCGTCTCGCCCGGCCAGCGGACCCCCGTCGCGTGCTACGCGCCGGCCCGCGTCGTCCGCGTGAGCGTGACCTCGACCGACGCCGAGCGCCCGTGGATGTCCGTCGTCGTCGACGGGCAGGCCCAGGGCCAGACGCCGACGCAGGTCACCCTCCCGGTCGGGCGGCACACCGTCATCGTCCGGCGCCGCGGCTACGAGGTCGTCGGCGAGGACATGGTGACGGTCGACGTCCCGCCGCGCTTCTCCTCCGACCCGCTTCCGCCCGTCCCCCTCACGTTCCAGGTCCGCGCCGCGCAGTCCGGCTACTAG
- a CDS encoding CsgG/HfaB family protein, which yields MLRLFLFAAACALGLVACAGPVAVAPTRAQLEARVAENPRDVEALRDLGAILAVEEDYGPALGAFARALAVDPTDGQTLYFAGLVSEALDRPAEAEDTYARYLNVDAGDVYRDSLRARLNGLVRARLQREFAEALAVEDSVTTGPAGDAVGVLPFAYRGDNAEYQALGRGLAEVLSIDLASVQPLEVVERARLQALLAEYDLARQGILDPRTAPRTGRLLRAGRLVGGEVDVQGEALRVESAVWADSLRQLETTEGGVEDLFRVQKSITLDVLEALGVVVSETERAELMEAPTADLVAFLLYSRGLLREDDGDFVGAARLYDEAFQRDPTFALAAQAREGAALSAATSVPPGPALTAAASAALEPVPVEGSSAVQRVADGLRETLVGHVAPGEGSREPGVEGSQAGALGPLPDPPAPPPAGQNLP from the coding sequence GTGCTCCGCCTCTTTCTTTTTGCTGCCGCGTGCGCGCTCGGGCTGGTCGCCTGCGCCGGCCCCGTCGCCGTCGCCCCGACCCGCGCCCAGCTCGAAGCGCGCGTCGCCGAGAACCCACGCGACGTCGAGGCGCTCCGCGACCTCGGCGCGATCCTGGCCGTCGAGGAGGACTACGGCCCGGCCCTCGGCGCCTTCGCCCGTGCGCTCGCCGTCGACCCGACCGACGGGCAGACCCTCTACTTCGCCGGCCTCGTCAGCGAGGCGCTCGACCGGCCCGCCGAGGCGGAGGACACGTACGCCCGCTACCTCAATGTCGATGCGGGCGACGTCTACCGCGACTCGCTGCGGGCGCGGCTCAATGGGCTCGTCCGCGCGCGACTCCAGCGCGAGTTCGCCGAGGCGCTCGCGGTCGAGGACTCCGTGACGACCGGCCCGGCCGGCGATGCCGTCGGCGTGTTGCCATTCGCGTACCGGGGGGACAACGCGGAGTACCAGGCGCTCGGCCGCGGGCTGGCGGAGGTCTTGTCGATCGACCTCGCGTCGGTGCAGCCGCTGGAGGTGGTCGAGCGGGCGCGGCTCCAGGCGCTCCTCGCCGAGTACGACCTCGCCCGGCAGGGCATCCTCGACCCGCGCACGGCGCCGAGGACTGGGCGCCTCCTCCGCGCCGGCCGCCTCGTGGGGGGCGAAGTCGACGTGCAAGGCGAGGCGCTCCGCGTCGAGTCCGCCGTGTGGGCCGATTCGCTCCGGCAGCTCGAGACGACCGAGGGCGGCGTCGAGGACCTGTTCCGCGTCCAGAAGTCGATCACGCTCGACGTGCTCGAGGCGCTCGGCGTCGTCGTCTCTGAGACGGAGCGCGCGGAGCTCATGGAGGCCCCGACGGCAGACCTCGTCGCGTTCCTCCTCTACAGCCGCGGGCTCCTTCGAGAGGACGACGGCGACTTTGTCGGGGCCGCTCGGCTTTACGACGAGGCGTTCCAGCGGGATCCGACGTTTGCGCTCGCTGCGCAGGCACGGGAGGGCGCCGCGCTCTCGGCCGCCACGTCGGTCCCGCCCGGTCCCGCCCTCACGGCCGCGGCGAGTGCCGCGCTCGAGCCGGTCCCCGTCGAGGGGTCGTCGGCCGTCCAACGCGTCGCCGACGGGCTCCGTGAGACGCTGGTCGGCCACGTCGCGCCGGGCGAGGGCTCGCGTGAGCCCGGCGTCGAGGGGAGCCAAGCCGGCGCGCTCGGCCCGCTCCCCGATCCGCCTGCGCCGCCCCCAGCTGGGCAGAACCTCCCATGA
- a CDS encoding T9SS type A sorting domain-containing protein — protein MTPRHVLLLAALVLAAPVTAQAGRVEIRLDPTIPIAGRSATVTARFLEARPEAASLFVRAVGETTFLELVASEQTPSLWSVAAPFDIPRQGVEVYAQYRLDGETFTEPVQAPQEMPFRVPSFVPVTRSDVTLPVRQYRMVSVPLHLGEAPGVPVTLGSDDPVAVFGDDFGDDGDPAQWRLLRWDPLAEAYRDAVRDAASFDRVRPGAGYWLITSRIGTFDVENGLSTGAAIVDGAPRAADVTIPIQTGWNQIGSPFLFPIQWADVGRPAGVEDPVAFTGTFVGGQATLRPWEGYFVFNPGPEGVLRFRARPGEGGAARTVAERVQERAGVGAGVLHVTASQGGVTDEVVLGVDGSAAGTVGGPVDLRKPPAVDSGLRLSARADGEEWISRFQPRDAAVWTVTVAADDDVDLDFTPYGDWPDGLVVEDLDRGEALAVVGDRVRVEAIDGAPIRRLAVRAGTGLTAAPAGPSFGTPRPNPTTGAVTVPVTLPGPARFEVVDVLGRVVRATRLDGTEVVVGWDGQDGAGCAVAAGVYLLRLSSASGSAAARVTLLSP, from the coding sequence ATGACGCCCCGTCACGTCCTCCTCCTCGCCGCGCTCGTACTGGCGGCACCCGTTACCGCTCAGGCCGGCCGCGTCGAGATCCGCCTCGACCCGACCATCCCCATCGCGGGACGGTCCGCCACCGTGACCGCCCGCTTCCTCGAGGCGCGTCCCGAGGCCGCGTCCCTCTTCGTCCGCGCCGTCGGTGAGACCACGTTCCTGGAGCTCGTGGCCTCGGAGCAGACCCCGAGCCTTTGGTCGGTGGCCGCCCCGTTCGACATCCCGCGGCAGGGCGTCGAGGTGTACGCCCAGTATCGGCTCGATGGTGAGACGTTCACCGAGCCGGTCCAGGCCCCGCAGGAGATGCCGTTCCGTGTGCCCTCCTTCGTGCCGGTGACCAGGTCGGACGTCACGCTTCCGGTCCGTCAGTACCGGATGGTCTCGGTCCCGCTCCACCTCGGTGAGGCTCCGGGCGTCCCCGTTACGCTGGGCAGCGACGACCCGGTCGCCGTCTTCGGCGACGACTTCGGCGACGACGGCGACCCGGCACAGTGGCGCCTGCTCCGGTGGGACCCGCTCGCCGAGGCGTACCGTGACGCCGTGCGCGACGCTGCCTCGTTCGATCGGGTCCGTCCCGGGGCGGGCTACTGGCTCATTACGAGCCGAATCGGCACGTTCGACGTGGAGAACGGGTTGTCGACGGGAGCCGCGATCGTGGACGGCGCGCCGCGGGCGGCCGATGTGACGATCCCTATCCAGACGGGGTGGAACCAGATCGGGAGCCCGTTCCTCTTTCCCATCCAGTGGGCCGACGTGGGCCGCCCGGCGGGCGTCGAGGACCCGGTCGCCTTCACCGGCACGTTCGTGGGCGGGCAGGCGACTCTCCGTCCGTGGGAGGGCTACTTCGTATTCAATCCCGGCCCCGAGGGGGTCCTACGATTCCGCGCGCGCCCGGGGGAGGGCGGCGCGGCGCGGACGGTGGCGGAGCGGGTCCAGGAGCGGGCCGGGGTGGGGGCGGGCGTCCTCCACGTGACGGCCTCGCAGGGAGGCGTCACGGACGAAGTCGTGCTCGGCGTCGACGGATCGGCGGCGGGTACCGTCGGCGGGCCGGTTGACCTCCGTAAGCCGCCCGCCGTTGACAGCGGGCTCCGGCTCTCGGCGCGGGCCGATGGTGAGGAGTGGATCAGCCGGTTCCAGCCGCGCGACGCGGCGGTGTGGACGGTGACGGTCGCGGCGGACGACGACGTGGACCTTGACTTCACCCCGTACGGCGACTGGCCGGACGGGCTCGTCGTTGAGGACCTCGACCGGGGCGAGGCGCTCGCGGTCGTGGGTGATCGCGTCCGCGTCGAGGCGATCGACGGGGCGCCCATCCGCCGGCTGGCGGTCCGCGCCGGCACCGGTCTGACCGCAGCGCCGGCTGGGCCGTCGTTCGGCACGCCCCGGCCCAACCCGACAACGGGCGCCGTGACGGTCCCCGTGACGCTCCCCGGCCCCGCCCGCTTCGAGGTGGTCGACGTGCTCGGCCGCGTCGTTCGCGCGACGCGGCTGGACGGGACCGAAGTCGTCGTCGGCTGGGACGGCCAAGACGGGGCCGGCTGCGCGGTCGCGGCCGGCGTCTACCTCCTCCGGCTTTCGTCCGCGTCGGGCTCCGCTGCCGCGCGCGTCACTCTCCTCTCTCCATGA
- a CDS encoding nuclease, with protein MPRLALCALAAVALSASTPVPPPSAPAVRWGEHGHRLVGRAAADALPDSMPAFFRDAAAQLSYLNPEPDRWRDRTERDLDRAMDAAHAPEHYIDLELVPAGVLDAPDRLAFADSLAAHGGDAKTAGVLPYQILELTQRIRVGFRNWRAAESDEERAYIEERIVNDAGILGHYVADGSNPHHTTIHYNGWAGDDGRFATLERGFHGRFESAYVEANVSLGDVEAALTAPARDLGPLRPAVWSYVADTHALVERLYELDEVETFGPDTQGADHKAFAVDRLAAGAAMLRDLWWTAWVTSAE; from the coding sequence ATGCCTCGCCTCGCGCTCTGCGCCCTCGCCGCCGTCGCGCTCTCCGCGTCCACTCCGGTCCCGCCGCCCTCCGCGCCCGCCGTCCGCTGGGGCGAGCACGGCCACCGGCTCGTCGGCCGCGCCGCCGCCGACGCGCTCCCGGACTCGATGCCGGCCTTCTTTCGCGACGCCGCCGCCCAGCTCTCGTACCTCAACCCGGAGCCCGACCGCTGGCGCGACCGGACCGAGCGCGACCTCGACCGGGCCATGGACGCCGCCCACGCGCCCGAGCACTACATCGACCTCGAGCTCGTCCCGGCCGGCGTGCTCGACGCCCCCGACCGCCTCGCCTTCGCCGACTCGCTGGCGGCCCACGGCGGGGACGCCAAGACGGCGGGCGTCCTTCCGTACCAGATCCTCGAGCTCACGCAGCGGATCCGCGTCGGCTTCCGGAACTGGCGGGCGGCCGAGAGCGATGAGGAGCGGGCTTACATCGAGGAGCGGATCGTCAACGACGCCGGCATCCTCGGCCACTACGTCGCCGACGGCTCGAACCCGCACCACACGACGATCCACTACAACGGGTGGGCCGGGGACGACGGCCGATTCGCGACGCTCGAGCGCGGCTTCCACGGCCGGTTCGAGAGCGCCTACGTCGAGGCGAACGTCAGCCTCGGCGACGTCGAGGCCGCGCTCACGGCGCCGGCCCGCGACCTCGGTCCGCTCCGCCCGGCGGTCTGGTCGTACGTGGCGGACACGCACGCGCTCGTGGAGCGGCTCTACGAGCTCGACGAGGTCGAGACGTTCGGCCCCGACACGCAGGGCGCGGACCACAAGGCGTTCGCCGTAGACCGGTTGGCGGCCGGTGCGGCCATGCTCCGCGACCTCTGGTGGACTGCCTGGGTCACCAGCGCCGAATAG
- a CDS encoding sigma-70 family RNA polymerase sigma factor encodes MPAPDLQALVERYLADPSAVRREAAVLAGVPLVRSIVGKVPVPAHPLASREDLEGAGLVGLVEALNGYDPKAGASFLTFAYLRVRGAVVDYLRSLDVLSLAKRKRVAEAGRVAEALRQELGAEPTDREIADRLGLGLADYDQLMVEAQARFALSLDAPAGPERDESLHDVVGDDGAGAGFDTADQAHTLGQVRTVIEGLPSRTRAMVGMYYDEGLTLREIGAVFQVSEARVSQILGRTLLSIRARLEAEVEAAVA; translated from the coding sequence GTGCCCGCTCCCGACCTCCAGGCTCTCGTCGAGCGCTACCTCGCCGACCCCTCCGCCGTCCGCCGCGAGGCGGCCGTGCTGGCCGGCGTCCCGCTCGTCCGCTCGATCGTGGGGAAGGTGCCCGTGCCGGCCCACCCGCTGGCCAGCCGCGAGGACCTCGAGGGGGCCGGCCTCGTCGGCCTCGTCGAGGCCCTCAACGGGTACGACCCCAAGGCCGGCGCGTCCTTCCTGACGTTCGCCTACCTCCGGGTGCGCGGGGCCGTCGTCGACTACCTCCGCTCCCTCGACGTCCTGTCGCTGGCCAAGCGGAAGCGGGTCGCCGAGGCCGGCCGCGTGGCCGAGGCCCTCCGCCAGGAGCTCGGCGCGGAGCCCACCGACCGCGAGATCGCCGACCGCCTCGGTCTCGGCCTCGCCGACTACGACCAGCTGATGGTCGAGGCCCAGGCTCGGTTCGCCCTGTCGCTCGACGCGCCGGCCGGCCCCGAGCGGGACGAGTCGCTGCACGACGTGGTCGGCGACGACGGCGCCGGCGCCGGGTTTGACACGGCCGACCAAGCCCACACGCTCGGCCAGGTCCGGACGGTCATCGAAGGGCTCCCTTCGCGGACGCGGGCCATGGTGGGCATGTATTACGACGAGGGGCTCACGCTCCGCGAGATCGGGGCCGTCTTCCAGGTCAGCGAGGCCCGGGTCTCGCAGATCCTCGGCCGGACGCTCCTGTCCATCCGCGCCCGCCTCGAGGCCGAGGTGGAGGCGGCCGTCGCCTGA
- a CDS encoding MinD/ParA family ATP-binding protein, whose translation MAPLPTPSSPHGIVLAVVSGKGGTGKSTIAVNLAETLAEAGRSVALLDADPCQSSCATLLNEEPRASVLAVASGAVPAERAFHQTAGGLSLVVGGSATRPGDVCPALYEAFDAVIDLAAATHDVVLIDAPAGLDGLVRWALDRADAGLLVVVGEPTAVTGAYALAKAVWHVAPTYPFLAVVNAADTDADAVRTAERFAELTTQFLGQSPSPVGWLPYDAQVRAAARAQVPAVRRSASLRTAFAGLAGALAPLLPAPTTSAAA comes from the coding sequence ATGGCTCCTCTCCCCACTCCCTCCTCGCCGCACGGCATCGTCCTCGCGGTCGTCAGCGGCAAGGGGGGCACGGGCAAGAGCACCATCGCCGTCAACCTCGCCGAGACGCTGGCTGAGGCGGGCCGGTCGGTCGCGCTCCTCGACGCCGACCCCTGCCAGAGCTCGTGCGCGACGCTCCTCAACGAGGAGCCGCGGGCGAGCGTCCTCGCCGTGGCGAGCGGCGCCGTCCCCGCCGAGCGGGCGTTCCACCAGACCGCGGGCGGCCTCTCGCTGGTCGTCGGCGGCTCTGCGACCCGGCCCGGCGACGTGTGCCCGGCGCTCTACGAAGCGTTCGACGCCGTCATCGACCTGGCCGCGGCCACGCACGACGTGGTCCTCATCGACGCACCGGCCGGGCTGGACGGGCTCGTCCGGTGGGCGCTCGACCGGGCCGACGCGGGGCTCCTCGTCGTCGTTGGCGAACCGACGGCGGTGACGGGGGCCTACGCCCTCGCGAAGGCCGTCTGGCACGTGGCCCCGACGTACCCCTTCCTGGCCGTCGTCAACGCGGCCGACACCGACGCGGACGCGGTCCGGACGGCCGAGCGGTTCGCCGAGCTGACGACCCAGTTCCTGGGGCAGTCGCCGTCGCCGGTGGGGTGGCTCCCGTACGACGCCCAGGTCCGGGCCGCCGCGCGCGCGCAGGTCCCCGCCGTCCGGCGCTCCGCCTCTCTCCGCACGGCGTTCGCAGGCCTCGCGGGAGCGCTCGCCCCGCTGCTCCCGGCTCCGACGACCTCGGCCGCCGCCTGA